The sequence below is a genomic window from Pseudorasbora parva isolate DD20220531a chromosome 4, ASM2467924v1, whole genome shotgun sequence.
TAGCAGCAGCATTTCTTTTCACACTGGAGTTGTTTTTCTTGTCCCAGTGCCACTTTGAGACACATATGAGGGCTCTTTTACAACATTTTGCATGTGTGGACATTCATTCCCAGAATTTTGCACGTGCACTGGGCTTTTATTGGGATTTACTGAGTTGAGTTTATAGTTCTGGGACAGCATGACTCCATTTTCCGGCTTGACTGAATTTTGTCCATGTGCATTTGTAAACTCAAACCCTTTTTCAGTGCTCAGAGAGTTCTGTATGTGCTGAAGCGATTTCACAGAGTTCTGCATGGTGACAACATGACGATTTGCAAAGCTGTTATTAGCAATGACAGAGTTATGAAAATGCGCAAATCCTTGGCCAGCGCTGAGGGAGTTGTGTGCGAGCGCATGAGTAGCTGTGGACGGAAGCCCGCGTCCCAGGGCGTACAGCCTGAGGTCGTTCCCGTGACGGGCAGGGGAGGGTTCACGAGATCGGGTGTCAGACGAGCGGTTTTGACCCTGCCTCCAGCGGTAGCGGGAACGGTAGCTGGTCGAGCGGCGATACTGCAGGGAATGTGTGCTGGATTGGAGTGTTCGGTGTGAACGTGCTCTCAACACGCGGTGCGTATCGATGAACAGGTGCACGGTCAGGACCCCAACAGTCTCTGCTATGATGAAGGAAAGAGCGCCGCAGTAGAAGCTCCAGCCGTACCAGTGACTGCGCTTGGACTCGCTCTGGTTGGGGTCGCCAGCGTTGGACGAGATGTACACGATAATGCCAATGATGTTACTGAGACctgaaaaaaatgataaatggaTTAAATAGATAAATGTTCCTTCTTTTGCTGCAAACCACATCTCTGTTTCAAACCTAGTCATACGTTGGGGACAAATTTGCTAAAAAATGTCTGTAGAAGTTATCGTGTTAGGATGATTACAGGGGTCATTTTCAGAGAGAGGGTCCAGAACAGGATTTCTACAGAGGGGGGTCCCACACCCAAATCATGCTTTAGTAAATCATATGCAGAGTAGAAATTagtaattatgagataaaagtaaaaattgtggAAACTTCCATAATTATGGaatgaaaagtcaaaattttaTGACACAATTACAacttttttaatcataattggTTTTGCTATAATAATGACCTTtcttataattttgactttttatctcataatttctactctttatgtcataattatgacttttctGTCATAATTCACCCTTCGCTGAGAGCTTGATTAACAGGTGATCTGACCAATCATAACGGCGAATCCATCGTTTTTTTCCCCGACAAAGAAAACCAGACTGGGGAGTAAGTAGATTAATGTCGGTGGACTTGAACTTGAAAAAATGGTATGTATCTTTCCACAGTTAAAAAACAACATGTCTTCTGATGTTCATACATGTTTCATGTGTTCAcacttaaatataatttatggagAGTAAATTTAAATGGTATTTGGTGTGCTGTCCGGGTTAGAGCTTCGAGCTCGGATTTTTGGCCCGAACCTAAAGTACCTCTAGAGGAAGAcggctgtgtatatatatatatatatatatatacacacacacgcctctTTTATTGATTAGCTGAGTActctccacctgtgtcaattaGCTGAATCATGTTCCTCCCGATCCTCGTTTAAAAAAAACGCATTTATTTCGTACTCTAACTAGTAGAAAGAAATGATTGGTTCATGTGCCGCTTGAACTGACGCACTACAACGATTAGTCACGACACGTTAAAGAGCCACAAActgtatttattgtttgaatacTCTTAACAAGGTAAAAAAAAGTTGGCCAGTCAgaccagcatttttttttacattttcacaaaaatgtcatggccccaagaatattttgttgtatgaatatctgcattatatatcaaaagaaagaacagaccctctgcttttaaacaacaacaacaacgttattctagcttcatgcttttttttttattatcaaaacttgaatgtgggtaagtttcataaaaaagcaaacttttgagaagggggaaaaaatgcgtttttttcaaagataacaTCCAGATTGGATTCAGAAGAATGATCAAAACATAAATAGCGCAGATTATAGAGTCCATCAAAACATAAAtagagtccatcaacacccctaatgcttcacagtcctatacctcatcctggatcaacattcaTTTGGTAATATAAGGCTGTTTTGATATACATGTGTTATATATTGTTGATGAtcgtgttattttacatatgcatctgaGAAGCACTGTCTCGTAAATtacagaaaattctgtcaatggtggggaaaagagtaaaaaaaaattgtcattgctCCACGATATATTTTTCACTGCTTGAGAATGTGTGGCGTGAGAGCCCCATGGCTTGCCTAAGCACCAAGGGCCTCAGCGAAGGGTGAGTTATAATTTACCAaagcatgattttttttgtatgtggCAGAAATTGACTTCCATATCATTGCCATAAAATAGgttacaaaacaaacaaacaaaatggtTAGAGTGCCACCTAATGGTCAAAGTCTGAAGTCTAAAgatatattcatatttagatgtttttgaaaataacaTTAAGGTCAAAgtctaaatgtgtgtgtgtgtacataccAGCTGAGACGAAAAAGATGCCTGCACACAGGATGACATTGTGCCTGCTCTTGTAGAACTCGCTGGCGGCGACACACACTCCACCAATGAACAGCAGTCCCACACTCATTATAGGGAAAAGACTAGAGGCGCGCACAGCACCTgccacacgcacgcacacacgcacaccaaaaattaataaatgactTCTATTATTGCATTCATATTTtggtatattatttattttcacacacaagTCTCTAATAAAGTCAGTATTGGCTGTGATTGATCTAAATAATTATACTGAAActtcaattgttttatttattgaaagtGTTGTTTTATTTAAGTAATGTAAAATCATAATGACTCGATATGGGATTTTTACAGTGAATATGATAAATGTCTTCAGAAtccattatttttataattaattggGCACTATAGAGTTAAGTGCTATTTTtattgtgtgcttgtgtgtattGCATGTGTTTGACCTTTAACTGAATGTCAAGCATTTGTAGATACTCACGCAGTAGATATTCCGCAGCATCTTGTTCATAATCGGCGTCCTCTGGGAAATGATCAATGCTCTTACAAACCCCCTTAAATGTGCCtgtaagaaacacacacacatccagacTCCTTCACAGTCACACATGCATCAGTTAATGGCCAATGCCATTTTCCACATGATTGGACTAAAGCTATCAAATCATTAACAATATCAATATCAACCAATCTAATTAGTCATTCTCAAACACAGACAGGCAgccctctatttctcttttcaaTGGACAAAACATTTTCTCTTATAGTGTCATTCCACATATCATGAACCACAGCTTTTATCAAAATATAGAAGCTAATTAAACTGGTATCCATTTAAATATTGGGCCTCTGTTGCTCTTTTTGGTTGTTAAGTGCAATATTAAATCAACAAAGTGGTCACTAGATGATACATGTTAGTCTGTGAGATAGGTGCACCTTACATGGACATGTCTCTGCATGATTAGGAGCTTGATGTGTCTTTTTGTGTGCATTATTGACATTTGTAGAGAACGTGTATGGTCTGTGCCAACCATCTTTCATAACTGCCTACTCATCATAACATAAATATCTCATACTCACTCTCGCATTCACACACGTAAAGTGAACGCTGCCACTTTGATGCCCTTTTAACAGAGTGAACGCTTCATTACACATTCCATTAAAAGAATTGACGTTGAACTGATATAGGTCAGAGAGTAGGGTGTGAAAGATGGGTCGAAACTAGAGGAACGTGTATCGTGcgagaaagtaaaaataattcaatcaataattaaataaataaatcatccCACAGCAGGAAAGGGGCTTGTTTCGGCATCAACTTTGATACATTTATAGTAAACACAACTACCAAAAAAGTGATGTGGTAAAATGACAGTCTTGGTAAGTGAGGTATAAGATaatagggtaacactttacaataaggtttcgtTAGTTATAATGATAACGAACTGCGTGTCTACAGCATCTATTTATCTTTGCTAATTTGAACATTTGcttatacattattaaaattgaACAGTTGTTTTTGTTACCATTAGTGGATGCattgtgaactaacatgaaacaataaaaagctgtatttttatcaactaaaattaacaaagattgacaaatacagtaaaaaatgtgttcgttgttagttcatgtttgtCAAcacattaactaatattaacaaatgagaccttactgtaaagtgttaccgataaTAGTAATGATTTATAATAGTGAATATTGAATAGTGTTCACTATATTAACGAGTAATCCAAAATACTAGCATGGAACATATAAAAACATGGCAAAACTGCAGTTAAAAAAGTAGCTAGGATACTTTTGAGTATTAATATTTCAATTATTCAGTACATTAAATCATTGAATGAAATTGacactgaatttttttgacatttcattcatttattagATGTTTTCAATACCAGTTTTATTGCAACAATGTCTAAAGTGGTAAGGTAAGTGATTAGGAGAACATAAAtatgtataataattatatCATGTCGTCTACATAATCATGCAGGGAAAGTTTATCAGCGTTTTGAAAATAATGTACCTTCCATGCAGCACTGTCTCCAGAGCCCTGAGTGCGTCAGTACCTCTTCATTCTTTCGGTTCGTGTCATTGTCATTCACACTTTTGGTTCTGCAGACGCCACGCGAGTACAACCAGTAGTCGGTGCCCACCGCGATGGTCATCAGACTGAAGGCCGCGAAAGCCCCCGCCGTGGTGAGGAGCATCTGCATTCCACGGTTACACACCTTCATCCTGCACGCGGCTCTCTGGCATCAGTGAACACTTGCGAGGGCCACGACCGGCTTGTCCACGAGGAAATTCATTGGTGTTAA
It includes:
- the cacng3a gene encoding voltage-dependent calcium channel gamma-3 subunit, with the protein product MKVCNRGMQMLLTTAGAFAAFSLMTIAVGTDYWLYSRGVCRTKSVNDNDTNRKNEEVLTHSGLWRQCCMEGTFKGVCKSIDHFPEDADYEQDAAEYLLRAVRASSLFPIMSVGLLFIGGVCVAASEFYKSRHNVILCAGIFFVSAGLSNIIGIIVYISSNAGDPNQSESKRSHWYGWSFYCGALSFIIAETVGVLTVHLFIDTHRVLRARSHRTLQSSTHSLQYRRSTSYRSRYRWRQGQNRSSDTRSREPSPARHGNDLRLYALGRGLPSTATHALAHNSLSAGQGFAHFHNSVIANNSFANRHVVTMQNSVKSLQHIQNSLSTEKGFEFTNAHGQNSVKPENGVMLSQNYKLNSVNPNKSPVHVQNSGNECPHMQNVVKEPSYVSQSGTGTRKTTPV